From a region of the Thermodesulfobacteriota bacterium genome:
- a CDS encoding ATP-binding protein has protein sequence MPNNGKRKPGAAGPKKRPAFDAGHDDSRNYFRKLKKRVLSIMALAFLAPLGLLFFYFHFQFNLTMKQSGKMQLLSLAESQRNTIDLFLQERVVNIFNLFQGSDFTITPRQEDMDLFLKRLQEASDAFVDVGFLDETGHKIGYAGPYPFLRKKNYKDEHWFTTLMGQRSNYFISDIYRGFRDKPHFTIAVKQLMKDHFYIMRATLDPDKFYYFLKTIGQGEHVNSSLVNRAGEYQLVAPGYGEVLQKSAFLPESSVDDDVAEVSLNGQAELIGYAWLKQVPWALVVRKPLNIAYARMFVTRRYIFIGSGLAVILLFTAVVMITGRLLNKAEKMEKDRHELKSQLFHAAKLVSVGELAAGVAHEINNPLAIICSQCGVIRDMFDPEFGGRMGPDTPAQVNQELAVIDDAVTRAKGITQKLLISARKTTPRITRCNVNQILDDLVGGFLEREFKVSNIELIRDYEPDLPDIMTDADQLRQVFQNLINNAADAIEGPGTITLTTGLADGVVKASVTDTGRGMTQEVMGKMFMPFFTTKEVGKGTGLGLGISLSIVEAMGGTITVQSMPGAGSTFTVTLPINIMEQSESS, from the coding sequence ATGCCCAACAACGGAAAACGGAAACCCGGAGCAGCCGGCCCGAAGAAGCGGCCGGCTTTCGATGCTGGACATGACGATTCCCGCAATTATTTTCGGAAGCTGAAGAAGCGGGTTCTGTCGATCATGGCTCTCGCCTTTCTGGCTCCCCTGGGGTTGCTCTTCTTTTATTTCCATTTTCAGTTCAATCTGACCATGAAACAAAGCGGCAAAATGCAGCTGCTCTCTCTGGCCGAAAGTCAGCGCAACACTATCGATCTCTTCCTTCAGGAGCGGGTGGTCAACATTTTCAACCTCTTCCAGGGATCGGACTTTACCATCACGCCGCGGCAGGAGGACATGGACCTCTTTTTAAAAAGGCTGCAGGAGGCCAGCGACGCCTTTGTCGACGTGGGTTTTCTGGATGAAACCGGGCATAAAATAGGATATGCGGGTCCCTATCCTTTTCTGCGGAAGAAAAACTACAAGGATGAACACTGGTTTACCACCCTCATGGGGCAACGGTCCAATTATTTCATCAGTGACATCTACCGGGGCTTCCGGGACAAACCCCATTTTACCATTGCGGTCAAGCAGCTGATGAAGGATCATTTTTATATTATGCGGGCGACCCTCGACCCGGATAAATTTTATTATTTTTTAAAAACCATCGGTCAGGGCGAACATGTCAATTCTTCCTTGGTCAACCGTGCGGGAGAGTATCAGCTGGTGGCGCCCGGTTACGGTGAGGTGCTCCAGAAAAGCGCTTTTCTGCCCGAATCATCGGTAGATGACGACGTGGCGGAAGTCTCACTGAACGGACAGGCCGAGCTGATCGGATACGCCTGGCTCAAACAGGTGCCCTGGGCCCTGGTGGTACGGAAGCCGCTTAATATCGCTTACGCCCGGATGTTCGTCACCCGGCGGTATATCTTCATCGGCAGCGGACTGGCCGTCATTCTGCTTTTCACCGCGGTTGTCATGATTACCGGGCGGCTGCTGAACAAGGCTGAAAAAATGGAAAAAGACCGGCATGAACTCAAGTCCCAGCTGTTTCATGCCGCCAAACTGGTCTCCGTGGGCGAACTGGCGGCGGGCGTGGCCCATGAGATCAACAACCCCCTGGCGATCATCTGTTCCCAGTGCGGGGTGATCCGGGACATGTTTGATCCGGAATTCGGCGGCCGGATGGGCCCTGACACGCCGGCCCAGGTCAACCAGGAGTTGGCTGTCATCGACGACGCGGTGACCCGGGCCAAGGGCATCACCCAGAAGCTGCTCATTTCGGCCCGAAAGACCACCCCCCGGATCACCCGGTGCAATGTCAACCAGATTCTGGACGACCTGGTGGGCGGTTTTCTGGAGCGGGAGTTCAAGGTTTCCAATATCGAACTGATCCGGGATTATGAGCCGGACCTGCCGGACATCATGACCGATGCCGACCAGCTTCGCCAGGTGTTTCAGAACCTGATCAATAACGCCGCGGATGCCATTGAGGGGCCGGGCACCATCACTCTGACGACCGGCCTTGCCGACGGTGTGGTCAAGGCTTCCGTCACCGATACCGGCCGCGGCATGACCCAGGAGGTGATGGGCAAGATGTTCATGCCTTTTTTCACCACCAAGGAGGTCGGTAAGGGAACGGGCCTGGGCCTGGGGATCAGCCTGAGTATCGTCGAAGCCATGGGCGGCACTATCACTGTCCAGTCCATGCCGGGGGCGGGCAGTACCTTTACGGTCACGCTGCCGATCAACATCATGGAACAATCGGAATCATCATGA
- a CDS encoding SLC13 family permease, producing the protein MTDQSEAGTGQERPVILLVDDEDHFRNAMNRRLSSRGYRVYDAGSGAAAVRIARRRKPEVVVLDRNLPDMDDIQVLREIRRVCPESPIILITGQDLMETDRHNAFACMSKPCGINELVDTIEAARQERVFAMARRETPPDRRHGLGRWLAGVHNARPGVMILGALLLLVFALMPAPDRMHRLLAAVKGPGGDPAMTAYVYYGIMGPNETIAGRSLMQAAFSPGTTSVPDSDAKATDRAVFRAKVMTGILAATVLFWATGALPIGITALLIGMLMCFFRILPPEQIAGAYAGDVVLFLFGVMAMTVAVMKTGLDKHIGALLLGTGGGIGRLAFVFCPLLAIAASFLPEYALVAFLVPVVTAACLDIPRPDGTRGDRRLAVMMILMITFAVNAGGPGSPAAGGRNALMLDFLTEYGVPLSFDRWILYGLPFVPVMGLVIGAYFYFMFRHRIKDTTANLPAAIRQATGKIERLSRDGYVTAAVLAGLVVFWTLAGGTYGLGGPAVLALVILNLAGVLRWRDINRINWDVIAIYAGACAMGTGLASTGAALWLADGFFGILPESFRSGQGLAVASSLLAGLLANVISDGAAVAALGPVFVPMAALSGTHPGMIGLAVAFAASFAHVLVVGSPNNAIAYGMARDPETGRQLLTMKDFLVHGGAVLGLSFLVLWGWAFRGYWRWIGF; encoded by the coding sequence ATGACAGACCAGAGCGAAGCCGGAACAGGACAGGAACGGCCGGTCATTTTGCTGGTCGATGATGAAGATCATTTCCGAAACGCCATGAACCGGCGGCTGTCGTCCCGCGGTTACCGGGTATACGACGCCGGAAGCGGAGCGGCCGCGGTCAGGATCGCACGGCGCAGGAAACCGGAGGTCGTCGTGCTGGACCGGAATCTGCCGGACATGGACGACATCCAGGTATTGCGCGAGATCAGGAGGGTTTGCCCGGAATCGCCGATCATCCTCATTACCGGACAGGACCTGATGGAAACGGACCGCCACAACGCCTTCGCCTGCATGTCCAAGCCCTGCGGCATCAATGAGCTGGTGGATACTATCGAAGCTGCCCGGCAGGAACGGGTTTTTGCCATGGCGCGGCGTGAGACGCCTCCTGATCGGCGCCATGGGCTGGGCCGGTGGCTGGCCGGGGTCCATAACGCCCGTCCGGGAGTGATGATACTGGGGGCACTGCTGCTTCTGGTGTTCGCGCTGATGCCGGCACCGGATCGCATGCACCGACTGTTGGCCGCCGTCAAGGGGCCCGGAGGAGATCCGGCCATGACCGCATACGTTTATTATGGAATCATGGGGCCGAATGAGACCATCGCCGGCCGCTCCCTGATGCAGGCGGCGTTCTCCCCCGGCACCACGTCCGTTCCGGATTCCGATGCGAAGGCAACGGATCGGGCCGTGTTCCGGGCCAAGGTCATGACCGGCATACTGGCGGCAACCGTTCTTTTCTGGGCGACGGGCGCCCTCCCTATCGGTATTACCGCTCTTCTGATCGGTATGCTGATGTGTTTTTTCCGGATATTGCCGCCCGAGCAGATCGCCGGGGCCTATGCCGGAGACGTCGTCCTTTTCCTTTTCGGCGTTATGGCCATGACCGTGGCGGTCATGAAGACCGGCCTGGATAAACATATCGGCGCCCTGCTGCTGGGAACCGGCGGGGGGATCGGTCGGCTGGCCTTTGTCTTCTGTCCGCTGCTGGCCATTGCCGCCTCTTTTCTTCCGGAATACGCCCTGGTGGCGTTTCTGGTGCCGGTGGTGACGGCGGCCTGCCTTGATATTCCGCGTCCGGACGGCACCCGCGGGGACCGGCGCCTGGCCGTGATGATGATTTTGATGATCACCTTCGCCGTCAATGCCGGGGGCCCGGGATCGCCCGCCGCCGGAGGCAGAAACGCGCTCATGCTGGATTTCTTGACCGAATACGGCGTACCGCTGTCGTTCGACCGGTGGATCCTGTACGGTCTGCCCTTTGTCCCGGTCATGGGGTTGGTCATCGGTGCGTATTTTTATTTTATGTTCCGTCACCGGATCAAAGATACGACCGCGAATTTACCGGCGGCTATCCGGCAGGCAACCGGAAAAATCGAGCGTTTGTCCCGGGACGGGTATGTGACGGCGGCGGTACTCGCCGGTCTGGTGGTATTCTGGACCCTGGCGGGCGGTACATACGGCCTGGGCGGGCCGGCCGTTCTGGCGCTGGTCATCCTCAATCTGGCGGGTGTGCTGCGCTGGCGGGATATTAATAGAATCAACTGGGACGTGATTGCCATATATGCCGGCGCCTGCGCCATGGGGACCGGCCTGGCGTCGACCGGCGCCGCGCTATGGCTGGCCGACGGTTTCTTCGGTATTCTGCCCGAGTCCTTCCGGAGCGGGCAGGGTTTGGCTGTCGCTTCCAGTCTGCTGGCCGGTCTGCTGGCCAACGTCATCAGTGACGGCGCGGCCGTGGCCGCCCTCGGACCCGTGTTCGTGCCCATGGCCGCGCTTTCCGGCACCCATCCCGGGATGATCGGGCTGGCCGTCGCCTTTGCCGCTTCGTTTGCCCATGTGCTGGTGGTCGGCTCGCCCAACAACGCCATCGCCTACGGTATGGCCCGGGATCCGGAAACCGGGCGGCAACTGCTGACTATGAAGGATTTTCTGGTTCACGGCGGCGCGGTTCTGGGGCTTTCCTTTCTGGTGCTGTGGGGCTGGGCTTTCCGGGGATACTGGCGCTGGATAGGATTTTAA
- a CDS encoding response regulator: MKNPQVLLVDGDERFRSSTRSLLEARGVAVCAVDGGKEALREMEHRRFDVVLLDATIPDMDGAETMRLIKQRFPLVEVIILTGHDSVDAAAECLRAGAFDYIVKPCDISALVIKVREAALKKKDIEDQHQKRRIERIISHPMAVFERDEREGESS; encoded by the coding sequence ATGAAGAATCCGCAAGTGCTGCTGGTGGACGGGGATGAACGATTCCGGTCATCCACCCGGTCGCTGCTGGAGGCCAGGGGCGTCGCCGTCTGTGCCGTCGACGGTGGGAAAGAGGCCCTGCGGGAGATGGAACACAGACGGTTTGACGTGGTCCTGCTGGACGCGACCATACCGGACATGGACGGAGCGGAAACCATGCGCCTGATTAAACAGCGCTTTCCGCTGGTCGAGGTGATCATACTGACCGGCCACGATTCGGTGGATGCGGCGGCGGAATGCCTGCGAGCGGGAGCCTTTGACTATATCGTCAAACCCTGTGACATTTCGGCCCTGGTGATCAAAGTCCGGGAGGCCGCCTTGAAGAAAAAGGATATTGAGGATCAGCACCAGAAACGTCGTATCGAACGGATCATCAGCCATCCCATGGCGGTTTTTGAAAGGGACGAAAGAGAGGGGGAATCATCATGA
- a CDS encoding PAS domain S-box protein: MILSLFELPNVYKYLVMATLIFLSAGLSCYYPGVLGTGTVFTHFFYLPIVLACIWWKKKGLMVIVLLSAILLVSQHLFQGDESYADNIMRILIFFLVALVSILLSEGIEKARERANEHQQWYQTIFHNAGAAMAIVGKDAVISLVNAEFEHLTGYSRDELGDSKSLFEIISEKHAHKARNYYYHVRKERFYGYPNLMVKLDGKSGAVKDVRLTFTLVPGTGKMVATLVDLSQLKKAMEEQQRLKAELAETLAKVLSGYLPICSRCKKIKEDSGQWKAVETYIQARTAADFTHTLCPECARALYPELVGDLDDDKRDMIV; this comes from the coding sequence ATGATCCTGTCTCTGTTTGAACTGCCGAATGTGTACAAGTATCTGGTCATGGCGACCCTGATTTTCCTTTCCGCCGGCCTGTCCTGCTATTATCCCGGAGTGCTGGGCACCGGAACGGTTTTTACCCACTTTTTTTATTTGCCCATCGTTCTGGCCTGTATCTGGTGGAAAAAGAAGGGTCTGATGGTTATCGTCCTGCTGTCGGCGATCCTGCTGGTCAGTCAGCATTTGTTCCAGGGGGATGAAAGCTATGCCGACAACATCATGCGTATCCTGATTTTTTTCCTGGTCGCCCTGGTCAGTATTCTGCTCAGCGAGGGTATCGAAAAGGCCCGGGAGCGGGCCAATGAGCATCAGCAATGGTATCAGACGATCTTTCACAATGCCGGCGCCGCCATGGCGATCGTTGGGAAAGACGCCGTCATTTCCCTGGTCAACGCCGAATTTGAGCATTTGACCGGATATTCCCGGGATGAACTGGGCGATTCAAAAAGTCTGTTTGAAATCATTTCCGAAAAACACGCGCATAAAGCCAGAAATTACTACTACCATGTGCGCAAGGAGCGGTTTTACGGATATCCGAACCTGATGGTCAAGCTGGACGGCAAGAGCGGCGCCGTCAAGGACGTCCGTCTTACCTTCACGCTCGTTCCCGGCACCGGCAAAATGGTCGCCACTCTGGTGGATTTAAGTCAGCTCAAAAAAGCCATGGAAGAACAGCAGCGGTTGAAGGCGGAACTGGCGGAAACCCTGGCCAAAGTCCTCAGCGGTTATCTGCCGATCTGCTCCCGATGCAAGAAGATCAAGGAGGATTCCGGCCAGTGGAAGGCCGTGGAAACCTATATCCAGGCCCGCACGGCAGCGGATTTCACTCACACTCTTTGTCCGGAATGCGCCCGGGCACTATACCCGGAACTGGTCGGCGACCTGGATGACGATAAGCGGGATATGATCGTATAG
- a CDS encoding GGDEF domain-containing protein yields MRATAWRLIERLETFGKPTVYICCILLVVMIGYARYWTGPEYAFSIFYFFPIAIMTWLAGLVTGIVFAVASALSWLMADLKFMGTFSSFRVPFINETLRLAVFLIIVVLVWRLKAALLFQQKLARTDALTGLSNRRAFMEFTALEVKRAGRFNLPLTLLCMDVDGFKSVNDAHGHHGGDRLLKDVAETLAVNIRAIDMAARMGGDEFCVLFSGADEKNAQSIVDKLKDRLTTVMRNNRWSVTFSIGVVTYRQAPSSVDEILYAADQLMYRAKKNGKNNIQRQVIMPR; encoded by the coding sequence ATGCGTGCAACGGCCTGGCGCCTGATCGAACGACTGGAGACCTTCGGCAAACCGACGGTTTATATCTGTTGCATACTGCTGGTCGTGATGATCGGTTATGCCCGTTACTGGACCGGTCCTGAATACGCTTTTTCTATTTTTTATTTCTTTCCCATCGCCATCATGACCTGGCTGGCGGGACTGGTTACCGGGATCGTGTTCGCCGTGGCCAGCGCCCTGTCCTGGCTGATGGCCGATCTTAAATTCATGGGCACCTTCTCCTCCTTCCGGGTGCCGTTTATCAATGAAACCCTGCGCCTGGCGGTTTTTCTGATCATCGTCGTCCTGGTCTGGCGGCTCAAAGCCGCTCTTCTTTTTCAACAGAAACTGGCCCGAACGGACGCTCTGACCGGATTGTCAAACCGGCGGGCGTTTATGGAATTCACCGCGCTGGAAGTAAAGAGGGCTGGGCGGTTCAACCTGCCGCTGACCCTGCTCTGCATGGACGTGGACGGTTTCAAGTCCGTCAACGACGCGCATGGCCATCATGGCGGCGACCGGCTCTTGAAAGACGTGGCCGAAACCCTGGCCGTCAACATCCGGGCGATTGACATGGCCGCCCGAATGGGCGGGGATGAATTCTGCGTTCTTTTCTCCGGAGCGGATGAAAAAAACGCGCAGTCGATCGTTGACAAGCTTAAAGACCGGCTGACGACCGTCATGCGCAACAATCGCTGGTCGGTCACTTTCAGCATCGGCGTGGTTACCTACCGGCAGGCCCCGTCTTCAGTGGATGAAATCCTGTACGCCGCCGACCAGTTGATGTACCGGGCCAAAAAAAATGGTAAAAACAATATTCAGCGCCAGGTCATCATGCCCCGGTAA
- a CDS encoding cytidylate kinase-like family protein → MADSRQKQYVPGMYAKKRTSMEKMVDQCIREFEMKKQVEEAKKPAKKGAATYHYICFSRKIGVGALEIADIVGKKIGYKVIDRQVMEYIAGEKLLKSGTLSGFDEKYSGMISEFASLLFGEKSFTMGDYLRNVVDSVLKIAETGPTIFVGRATHLILPRQDVLAVRIISSREHRIKRVAEILNVSEKQAAREIDEQDKMQRDFFRKNFKKKDASPYEFDMVINRDYITSAKDAAELVRMAFAMKFGDTPVQG, encoded by the coding sequence ATGGCTGATTCACGTCAAAAGCAATATGTTCCCGGGATGTACGCCAAGAAAAGAACCAGCATGGAAAAAATGGTGGATCAATGTATCCGGGAATTTGAAATGAAAAAACAGGTGGAAGAGGCGAAAAAGCCCGCCAAAAAAGGCGCGGCAACGTATCATTATATCTGCTTCTCCAGAAAAATCGGCGTCGGCGCGCTGGAAATCGCCGATATCGTCGGCAAGAAAATCGGATATAAGGTCATCGACCGCCAGGTCATGGAGTATATCGCCGGAGAAAAGCTGCTTAAGTCCGGCACCCTGTCAGGTTTCGATGAAAAATATTCGGGCATGATCAGCGAATTCGCCTCCCTGCTGTTCGGCGAAAAATCATTCACCATGGGGGACTATCTCCGCAACGTGGTGGATTCCGTTCTGAAAATCGCTGAAACCGGCCCGACCATCTTTGTCGGACGGGCCACCCATCTGATCCTGCCCCGCCAGGATGTTCTGGCCGTCCGAATTATCAGTTCACGGGAACATCGCATCAAACGGGTGGCCGAGATCCTCAACGTCAGCGAGAAGCAGGCGGCCCGCGAGATAGACGAACAGGACAAAATGCAGCGTGATTTTTTCCGGAAAAACTTCAAAAAGAAAGACGCCTCCCCCTATGAGTTCGACATGGTGATCAACCGCGATTATATCACCAGCGCCAAGGATGCCGCGGAACTGGTGCGCATGGCCTTTGCCATGAAGTTCGGGGATACCCCGGTTCAAGGGTAG
- a CDS encoding bifunctional acetate--CoA ligase family protein/GNAT family N-acetyltransferase encodes MSVYHLEKLFHPASVAVVGASEKEDSIGTAVMRNLVMSGFAGEVIPVNPGHRKLWDRKAYKSIGQLPQPVDLVVIVTPIRTVPEIVRQCRETGCGAAVIISSGGKEIGAAGVEAEEAIRAACASDQFRIVGPNCLGLMSVKDGLNASFANQMPKHGKMAFISQSGAICTSILDFSIKEHIGFSYFVSLGSMLDVDFGDVIDYLGTDPEVSSIVMYIENLTRIRNFMSAARGVSRIKPIIALKAGRTKAGAMAAASHTGAMASEDAVYDVALKRAGVIRVKTFQELFDCSELLAKQPLIQGPGLAIVTNAGGPGVMAADSMTDYGVEPVKLHPETLSRLDELLPAHWSRSNPVDILGDASPEKFRQVVDILMKAKEVNGLLIMFAPQAMSRSTDVAAALIESLRGRQVPTFTAWMGGAEVEAGRDMLNRAGISTFDTPERAVRAFMDLYQYSRNIEMLQEIPPALPYQLTFEKDTAAGLIDQGLRRPSGILTEPESKAVLAAYGIPVNRTLPAANEAEAVSRAEEIGYPVVMKIHSPEITHKTDAGGVILNIDTPDKARCAFRTITDNGRAYNPNATIHGVTIQKMLLSPDYELIAGAKKDRDFGPVLLFGMGGVFTEIFQDKALALPPLNRLLARRMMEGTKVYNILKGFRNRPAADLTRLEELMIRLSQMVCDFSQIEEIDINPLVIVNREPLALDARIIVSHPDKLPPFHLVISPYPNRYEQRLELEDAGEVLIRPIRPEDAPLVVEMFDALSPQSIYFRFFSPLKTLPHHMLARFTQIDYDREIAFVAIKTIDGRDRLLGVARVIPEHNRKQAEFAVLVADEWHGKGIGAALMKRCLEVARPLNFEKIKGIVLADNTKMIALGRKLGFGVRRVPGSDTYELVLDCEGKDNCLTQVSS; translated from the coding sequence CATCGGCACGGCCGTCATGCGCAACCTGGTCATGAGCGGATTTGCCGGTGAGGTCATTCCGGTCAATCCCGGGCATCGCAAGCTGTGGGACCGGAAAGCCTACAAATCCATCGGTCAGCTCCCGCAGCCGGTCGACCTGGTCGTCATCGTCACGCCCATCCGCACGGTTCCGGAAATCGTCCGGCAGTGCCGGGAGACCGGCTGCGGGGCGGCGGTGATCATTTCCTCCGGCGGCAAGGAAATCGGCGCCGCCGGCGTCGAAGCCGAGGAGGCCATACGGGCCGCCTGCGCCTCAGATCAGTTCCGGATTGTCGGGCCCAACTGCCTGGGCCTCATGTCGGTCAAGGACGGCCTGAACGCCAGCTTCGCCAACCAGATGCCCAAGCATGGCAAAATGGCCTTTATTTCCCAGAGCGGCGCCATCTGCACCTCCATCCTGGATTTTTCAATCAAGGAACATATCGGATTCAGTTATTTCGTCAGTCTCGGTTCCATGCTGGACGTGGATTTCGGAGATGTCATTGATTACCTGGGGACCGACCCGGAGGTCAGCAGCATCGTCATGTATATCGAAAACCTGACCCGGATCCGTAACTTCATGAGCGCCGCCCGCGGGGTTTCAAGGATCAAGCCGATTATCGCCTTAAAAGCCGGCCGGACCAAAGCCGGCGCCATGGCGGCTGCCTCCCATACCGGCGCCATGGCCAGCGAGGACGCCGTTTACGACGTGGCCCTGAAACGGGCCGGGGTCATCCGGGTTAAAACTTTCCAGGAACTGTTCGACTGCTCCGAGTTGCTGGCCAAGCAGCCGCTCATCCAGGGACCGGGGCTGGCTATCGTCACCAACGCCGGCGGACCGGGCGTCATGGCGGCGGATTCCATGACCGACTACGGGGTGGAGCCGGTGAAACTGCATCCGGAAACCCTGAGCCGGCTGGACGAACTTCTGCCGGCCCACTGGAGCCGGTCCAATCCGGTGGATATCCTGGGCGACGCCTCTCCCGAAAAATTCCGCCAGGTCGTCGACATCCTGATGAAGGCAAAAGAGGTAAACGGCCTGCTGATCATGTTCGCGCCCCAGGCCATGTCCCGGTCCACGGACGTGGCGGCAGCGCTGATCGAATCGCTGCGCGGCCGGCAGGTCCCGACCTTCACCGCCTGGATGGGCGGAGCCGAGGTGGAGGCCGGCCGGGACATGCTCAACCGGGCCGGAATCAGCACTTTCGACACCCCGGAACGTGCCGTCCGCGCTTTCATGGACCTCTATCAGTATTCCCGGAACATCGAGATGCTTCAGGAGATTCCGCCGGCCCTGCCCTACCAGCTGACCTTTGAAAAAGACACGGCCGCGGGGCTCATTGATCAAGGACTGCGGCGCCCATCAGGCATTCTGACCGAACCGGAATCCAAGGCCGTGCTGGCCGCTTACGGCATTCCCGTCAACCGGACCCTGCCGGCCGCTAACGAAGCGGAAGCCGTGTCCCGGGCCGAAGAGATCGGCTATCCGGTGGTCATGAAAATTCATTCGCCGGAGATCACGCATAAAACCGATGCCGGCGGGGTCATTCTGAACATCGATACCCCGGACAAAGCGCGCTGTGCCTTCCGGACCATAACGGATAATGGCCGGGCCTATAATCCCAACGCGACCATTCATGGCGTCACCATCCAGAAAATGCTGCTCTCGCCGGACTATGAACTCATCGCCGGCGCCAAAAAAGACAGGGATTTCGGACCGGTCCTGCTGTTCGGCATGGGCGGTGTGTTCACGGAAATCTTCCAGGATAAAGCCCTGGCTCTGCCGCCATTAAACCGCTTGCTGGCCCGACGCATGATGGAAGGGACGAAGGTATATAATATTCTCAAAGGATTCCGCAACCGGCCGGCGGCGGATTTAACCCGGCTGGAAGAGTTGATGATCCGGCTTTCCCAGATGGTCTGTGATTTTTCCCAGATTGAGGAAATCGATATCAACCCCCTGGTCATCGTCAACCGCGAACCCTTGGCCCTTGATGCCCGTATTATCGTTTCTCACCCGGACAAACTGCCGCCCTTTCATTTGGTCATCAGCCCCTACCCCAACCGTTATGAACAGCGGCTCGAACTTGAGGATGCCGGAGAAGTATTGATTCGCCCCATCCGGCCGGAAGACGCGCCTCTGGTAGTGGAAATGTTTGACGCCCTCTCGCCCCAGAGCATCTATTTCCGCTTCTTTTCGCCGCTGAAAACACTGCCGCATCATATGCTGGCGCGGTTCACGCAAATCGACTATGACCGGGAAATCGCCTTTGTCGCCATCAAAACCATAGACGGTCGGGACCGGCTGCTGGGCGTGGCCAGGGTCATTCCGGAGCATAACCGGAAACAGGCCGAATTCGCGGTGCTGGTGGCGGACGAATGGCACGGCAAAGGTATCGGCGCGGCCCTGATGAAACGGTGCCTGGAAGTGGCCCGCCCGCTCAATTTTGAAAAAATAAAAGGGATCGTGCTGGCGGACAACACCAAAATGATCGCCCTGGGCCGCAAGCTGGGTTTCGGCGTCAGACGCGTTCCCGGATCGGATACCTATGAACTGGTCCTGGATTGTGAAGGAAAAGACAACTGCCTGACCCAGGTATCATCCTGA